From the Selenomonas sp. oral taxon 920 genome, the window GCGCGATTGTGAGCGGCGTAGCAAACATGATGCTCTCCACATCCTTATCCAAAAAGGTATAGTCCTGCGCCAGCGCACGCCGAATAATCCCATCGGTGACAAGCCCGATAAATTTGCCGTCCGCATCGACGACAGAGACGGCGCCGAGGCCCTTGTCCGTCATGACGAAAAGTGCATCCTTTGCCGTCGTATGATAGGGCACAACAGGATTTTCATCCCCCGTGTGCATCACGTTCGCAACCGTGAGGAGCAGCTTGCGCCCGAGCGCACCGCCCGGATGGAAGAGGGCATAGTCCTCCTTCTTGAAGTCGCGCGCTTCCATGAGTGCCATTGCGATCGCGTCACCCATCGCGAGTGTCGCCGTCGTGGAGCTCGTCGGGGCGAGTCCCAGCGGGCACGCTTCACGCTCGACACCGATATCGATGTAGAAGTCCGCACTGCGCCCGAGCTGGGAGTTTCGCCGGCCGCACATGGCGACGATCCGTGCGCCGATGCGGTGGATGATCGAGAGGATGTTGACCACCTCGTTTGATTCACCGCTGTTCGAAATGGCAATGACGATGTCATCCTCCGTCACCATGCCGAGATCACCGTGGAAAGCCTCGGCAGGGTGCATAAAGAAAGACGGCGTGCCCGTACTCGCAAGCGTTGCGGCAATCTTGCGTCCGACGTGACCGGATTTGCCCATGCCGGTGACGACAACACGTGCCTTGCAGTCCAAAATGGCGCGCACGGCCGCCTCGAAATCGTCGTCAATGCGCTCTGCAAGCTGTGCGACTGCCTGTGCTTCGAGTTTCAAGGTCTCGATTGCTTTCTCTCGAATACTCTGTGCCATATATTTCTCCTAGTTCAGCTTTTTCCGCACAACTTCGTAGATCGCAAGGGCATCCTTCAGGAGCTCCTCGAGCTTGTCGAGATAAACCATGTTCGCACCGTCCGAGAGTGCCTCAGGCGGGTTGTCGTGCACCTCAAGGAAGAGTCCGTCAACGCCCGCACCAACCGCCGCGCGCACGAGGTACTCAACATACTCGCGCTGACCGCCCGAGCTCGTTCCAGCACCGCCCGGCAGCTGTACGCTGTGGGTGCCGTCGAAGATCACAGGGTAGCCAAAGCTGCGCATGATCGGAAATGCGCGCATATCCACAACGAGGTTGTTGTAGCCGAAGCTCTCGCCGCGCTCCGTGAGCAGTATGCGGTCACTGCCGCTCTCGTGAATCTTATCGACGACATTGCGCATATCGTTCGGCGAGAGGAACTGTCCCTTCTTCACGTTGACAACAGCTCCCGTCTGCGCCGCCGCGTGCAGAAGGTCGGTCTGACGCGAGAGGAACGCGGGGATCTGGAGGATGTCCGCGACCTTCGCGACAGGCTCCGCCTGCGAGGTCTCGTGAATGTCCGTCACGACAGGCACACCAAGTTCCGCGCGGATCTGCCCCAGAATCTTTACGCCCTCTTCCAGTCCCGGGCCGCGAAAGCTGTGGTAGGCGGATCGATTCGCCTTGTCAAAGGATGCCTTGAATACATAGGGAATGCCGAGACGATCCGTGATCTCCTTGATGCCGCGCCCGATCATGAGCGAGTGCTCGAGTCCTTCGAGGACGCAGGGTCCTGCAAGAAGTACCAGCGGCTCACCGCCGCCGATCTCAAAATTCGCCAGCTTCACTTTGTTCATCTTCATGGCTCCTTTCAACAATCGTGTCATCATCTGCATCTATGAAATGCGAAATTCACAATCATTATTATAGAATTTTCACGCGAAAAGGTCAATGAATCCCACGTCTCATGTACTCTTCGTTGACCGCCGCGAGATCGTCCTCCGTGTCGACGCCGATAAAGACGGCGTCCGTTTCGATAACGCGGATCGTGTGTCCGTTCTCGAGCGCGCGCAGCTGCTCGAGGGACTCGGAAAGCTCGAGCGGGGTCTGCGCCATACGTGCGTAATCAAGCAGAAAATCGCGGCGGTAGGCATAGATTCCGATATGCTTGTATACCTTTGTCCCCGCATTCCGCGCATATGGGATACGGGCACGTGAGAAATAGAGAGCGTTGCCCGTGAGGTCTGTGATGACCTTGACGTTGTTCGGATTTGCCATCTCCTCCTCATCTGCGAGGAGCGTCTTTGCCGTCGCCATCGGCAGCGTTTCATCTGCGAGAAAGGGCTCAACAAGCGCGTCAATCACGGCAGGGTCGATGAGAGGCTCATCGCCCTGCACGTTGATGATGAGGTCATAATCCTGCATCTTCTCTGCGACCTCGGCGAGACGATCCGTCCCCGTCGCGTGATCGGTACGCGTCATGACGGCGCGTCCGCCGTGTTCCTCGACGGCAGCACGGATGCGCTCATCATCCGTTGCGACAACAACGTCCTGCACGAGCTTTGCCCGCACGGCGCGCTCGTAGACACGAACGATCATGGGCTTGCCCGCAATCTCGCGCAGGGGTTTCCCCGGCAGCCGCGTGGATGCGTAGCGCGCGGGAATAATGCAGAGAACTTTCATACAATCACCTTCACAAGACTATACTAAACCGCAGGTCTCAGCTTCGCCGCAAGCTGCTCCTCGAGCGCATGGAAGAACTCCTCCTGCCCCTTCTGGAACGTCACTTCGACCGAAATAACATACATCGGGATGCGCCACTTCGCGCGTACAACATCCGCCGGCACCTTCACCGCATCCTTCTCCGTGATGACGATCGCCTCGACTCCAAGCGTCTCCGCGCGGTACAGCACCTCCGCCATATCGCGTTCACCGTAGTCGTGGTGATCGGGGTAACGCATGCTCTCGACCATCTCAACCCCGAGATCGGCAAGCGTCTGCTCAAACGAGGCGGGGTTTCCGATCGCGGAGACAGCGAGTACCTTTTTGCCCTCCATCTCAGTGGCGGGAACGCCGCCCGCAGCGATGTCCTCGTACCAGTCGGAGAGCCGCACGAACTGGCGCGGCTGATGAATACTCTCGATGATGAGCCCGTCCTGGTTGTAGCTGCGGAACGTCTCCCAGATATGCTGAATCGCCCCCGGTGCCGCCTGATCGACCTTTGTCATAAGGCAGACATCCGCGCGGTCGATATGTGAGAGCGGCTCACGCAGTGTGCCGCGCGGCAGGAGATAGCCATTGCCGAACACGTTCACCGCGTCCACGAGGAGAATATCCATATCACGCGCGAGCTGCCAGTGCTGATAGCCGTCGTCGAGGATCGCCACCTCTGCGCCGAAGTGCTCGATCGCATAGCGCCCCGTCACGGCGCGCTGCGGACCAATGAGCACGGGCACATCCGGCAGATGCTTTGCAAGCATGAACGCCTCGTCTCCCGCCGTCTCCGCATCCATCTTCAGTGTATGCCCGTCGGAGACAATGCCAACCTCACCGCGCCACTTCGCGCGGTAGCCTCGGTTGAGAATTGCGACACGATAGCCCATCTCGTGAATCGCGCGTGCAAGGTGTTGTGCTGTCGGTGTCTTGCCCGTACCGCCGACTGTGACATTGCCAAGGCTGATGACAAAGCAGGGCAGCTGCTCCTTTTTCGCCCAGCCGAGGCGATACATCGTCAGCTTCAGATTGACGAGCTGCTCGTAGATGAGAGAGAAGGCATAGAACACCCCCATGATAAGCCTGCGCGAAACGCCGCGTACGTCCTTGTCATGGACGAGATCAATGAAGTATGTCTGGAAGTTCGCGACCTTCTGCGTCGCGCGCACCCGATGGGCACTGATGCGCTCCTGCGCACGAAGGGCACGCCGTGCCTCGTACGCCGCAAGCATATCCACAAGAATCTGCGCAGACTTCGCAGATGCGCCCTTGTTTTCATTGATGATGGCAAGCGTCTCACGCTCGAGGCGTTCTCGCTCGGCAGCATCCCCAAAGAGGCGCAGCGTCTCGCGCGTCAGTTCCTCCCCGTTCGTGACCGTCACAACGGCACTGCGGTTGCGGAAGAGTGCGTGGATGTCCTTGAAATTGAACATCTGGTTGCCGACGATGATCGCCTTGCCGTGCGCCGCGGGTTCAAGGATGTTGTGCCCGCCGTGCGGAATCAGGCTGCCGCCGATGTAGATCACATCACCAAGTCCGTAGACGCGCCCGAGCTCGCCGACCGTGTCGAGAATGACGATGTCCTCGCCGCCCTCGGCTCCCTTTTGCAGGTTCTTGCGGGTATTGACGGTAAAGCCCGCCTTGTGACAGAGGTGCTCGACTTCGATCGTACGCAGTACCTCACGCGGTGCAATGATCAGCCGCACATTCGGCTCACGCTCGCGCACGGCGGCAAACGCCGCGAGTACCAGCTCCTCCTCGCCGCGATGGGTTGAGCCCGCGATCATGATATGACTCGCCCCCGTGAGCCCAAGCTCCTGAATGAGCGCCGCCCGCTCTTCGGGGCTGACGCTCGTATACGCCTGATCAAACTTCGTGTTGCCCGTGACCGTGACGAGCTCGCGCGGTGCGCCGAGACGCATGATATAGTCAGCGTCAATGCTCGACTGCATAGCAAAGCATTTCACCGTTCCGATCATCTCGCGCAGCATCCCGAGCAGGTATTTGTACTGCTTGACACTGCGGTCACTGATGCGCCCGTTGACCATCATGACGGGCACGTCAAGCTGCTTTGCCTTCTTCAGGAAGTTCGGCCAGAGTTCCGTCTCCACGGGCAGGAACACGCGCGGACGGATGCGTCCCACGACGCGTGAGGCAAGAAAGGGCAGGTCGAGCGGAAAGTAGATGATCGCGTCCGCATCCTTGATGATGCGGTGTGCCATCTCGTAGCCGCCTGTCGTGACAACCGAAACGAGGATGGGGCTGTCCGGGAACATTTTTCGGAACTCGCGCACGAGAGGGCTCGTCGCCACGATCTCGCCGACGGATGCCGCGTGTACCCAGATCGCATTTTTGCCCGCGACCTTGTCAATCGTGTCCTGCGGGTAGAATCCAAAGCTCTGCTTGATGCGTTCCACAAAGCCGCGCTCGCGTGTCGCGCGCAGCATGAAGATCGGTATGATGATGGTGACGATGAGGATTGCCGCTAAGTTATACAGAAATCTCATAATCACTCTCCCCGAAACTGAATGTCATAGAGATGCTGATAGAGCCCGCCCTTTGCCAGGAGCTCCTCGTGCGCCCCCTGCTCCACGATGCGGCCGCCGTCGATCACGTAGATGCGGTCAGCGTTAAATACCGTCGAGAGACGATGTGCAATGACAAAGCTCGTGCGTCCGACCATGAGATTGTCGAGCGCCGCCTGCACGATCTTCTCACTCTCCGTATCGAGCGCAGAGGTCGCCTCGTCAAGGATGAGAATGCGCGGATCTTTGAGGATCGCACGCGCAATCGCAATGCGCTGCCGCTGCCCGCCCGAGATGCTGACGCCGCGCTCACCGATCTGCGTATCATAGCCGTGCTCGAGCTCCATGATGAAGTTATGTGCGTTCGCCGCACGCGCCGCCTCTTCGATCTCCGCATCCGTCGCATCGAGTCGCCCATAGCGGATATTCTCGCGGATGGTCGTGGAGAACAGCATCGTCTCCTGCGGCACAAGGCCAATCTGCCCGCGCAGAGATGCAAGCGTCACGTCGCGGATGTCATGTCCGTCAACGGTGATCGTACCGCTGTCCACCTCATAGAAACGCGGAATGAGGTTTGCGATCGTGGATTTTCCCGCACCCGAGGGGCCGACAAAGGCAATCATCTCGCCCGGTGCCGCCTCGAGCGAGATGCCATCGAGCGCACGCCGCCCCTCCTTATAGGAGAACGTCACATTCTCGAACCGCACGCGCCCTTCTACGGGCGGAAGTACCTGTGCGTCCGCTTTGTCCGTAATGCTCTCCTCAAGATCGACCACGCTGAATACACGGTCGACCGCCGCCATCGCCTTTTGCAGGTTTCCGTAGATGCGCGAGAGCCGCTTGACGGGATTTGCGAGGTTTACAGCGTACGTGAGGAACGCGACGAACGCACCCGCCGTGATGTCGCCGTTGACAACCTCATAGCCGCCGAACCAGACAATGAACGTGACGGCGATCGCCGCAAGGAATTCGACCGTCGGCGTGAGCATGCTCGTCTGCTGCACATTCTTCATCACGGCGTCGAAATTGCGCTGATTGCTGCGGACGAAACGGTCGATCTCATAGTCCTCGCGCACAAAGGATTTCACGACCCGCGTTGCGGAAAAGCTCTCCTGCAGGAGCGCCGTAATCTCGGCAAGACGCTCCTGAATGACATTGCTCGACTTCTTGATCTTGCGCCCGAAGATCTTCATCGCCTGTCCGACCATCGGAATGACGACGAGCGTCAGGAGAGAGAGTTTCCAATCGAGGTAGAACATGAGGACGAGCGAGCCGATGAGGATACATCCCTCCGTTACGAGATCGATAAGGTTGTCCACGAGCGCGGACTGGATCGCGGCAACGTCGTTTGTGACGAAGCTCATGATCTCACCCGTCTGGTGACGATCATAGTATGCGAGCGGCATCCGCTGGAACTTTCGGAACATGACCTCGCGCACGTCGATGATGACCTTCTGCCCGATGTAGGAGACGAGATAGGACTGCCCAAAGTAAAAAATCCCGCGCAGGAAAAAGATGACGACGATGCCGATGCAGATGGCGTTCAGAAGCGCCATATTCTTATCGGCAAGCACGTCGTCGATCATGTCCTTGATGATCCACGGGACATAGAGGTTCGCCCCTGAGGCGAGAATGATGCACACGATCGCAAGAGCAAACTTGTTCACGTACGGCCGCATATAGGCGAGCAGTCTCGTATAATTTTTCATAGTTCTCCTAGTGGAAAATGTATTATGCGTGCTTCCCCAGCGCGAGAATCTTCTCTGCGACGCGGCGGGCGGCGTGCGGCTCTCCGAGGAGTGCGACGGCACGCGCAAGGTGTTCCGTCACGTAGTCACGCTCCGTGCCGTCTGCGATGATCCGCTCCATGGCCTCGGCAATGCGTGCGGGCTGCACGGCATCCTGCAGCAGCTCCGTCTCAAACGTCTCTCCGACAAGGATGTTCGGCAGAGAAAAGCGCGGTACGTCGACAAGCAGCCGCCCGACAAGGTAGGAGAGCGCGGACATACGGTAGAGAACAACGGCAGGCAGCCCCATGATTGCCGCCTCCATGATGACCGTCCCCGATGCTGCGATTGCCGCGCGTGCAATGCCCATGAGTGCATAGCGTGCATCGTGCGTGAGCGTGACCTCCACAGAGGAGTTCTCAAGATGTTTCTTGATCTGCGCGACATCCACGCCGCCCGCCACGGGCAGGAAAAATCGTCGCGCAGAGTCGCACGCTGCCAAGATCTCTGCCGCACCAAGCATGGGCGGGAGCAGCCGCTCGATCTCCTCGCGGCGGCTGCCGGGCATCAGAAGGATTGGTACATCCTCCGTACGAATGCCAAAGTGGCTTCGTACCTCCTCCGCCCCCATCTCCGCATGTACCGTATCGACGAGTGGATTGCCGACAAAGGAGATGTTCGCTCCCACGTTCTCATAGGGCGGAAGTTCGTGCGGGAAGATCGCAACGATCTCATCCGCGAGCGCGGCGCAGGACTTTGCGCGTCCCTTGCGCCACGCCCATGCAGAGGGCGGAATATAAGAAAAAACGGGGATCCCCCGCTCTTTCGCCCGCGCTGCGAGCCGCCAATTAAAATCCGGATAGTCGATGATGACGAGCACATCCGGACGCTCCTCCTCCATGAGCCGTGTAAGATCGTCAAGGAGGGCAAAGATCCGCCTAAGGTTCATGAGAACTGCCGAGATCCCCATGATGTTGTAGTTCACATAGTTCTGACGGAGGACGACACCCGCCGCCTCCATCTCTGCGCCGCCGAAACCGATCAGCGAAACAGAGGGGTCGAGCACACGCAGTTCACGCGCAAGCGCTGCCCCGTGAAGGTCGCCCGAGGTCTCCCCCGCCGAAAGCATGATTTTCAAGTGGGCAAGACCTCCTTATATTCATTGCATCGCCGCAATCGTGATGCCGTTTGCCTCAGCGAGTGCCACCGCACGCTCCCTGTCGATGAAAAGCGTCTTGTCCGCCTCGATGACGAGTGCAGATGCCTTTGCCGCGACGAGCGACTCGATCGTATCCAGTCCGACCGCCGGCACATCGAAACGACTGTCCTGCTGTGGCTTTGCCGCCTTTGCGACGACCGCACCGCCGCCCGCGAGCTGACCGCCGCGGCGAATGCACGCATCCGTCCCCTCGATCGCCTCGAGTGCCATCACCGCGCGGTTCTTCACCACGGCGGTCTGTCCCACATCGAGCCGTCCGATCTCGCGCGCCATCTGCAGACCATACTCCATATCCGCACGCTCGGCATCGCTCGGGGCACGACTTGTCAGCACGCCCGCCGACGGCATCAGCGGCTTGATGAGTGCCGTCTGGTCGAGCGGTGTCACGCCGACCTTCATGAGAGCACCGACGAACATCATCATAATCGTATCGTCGTTCTGGTTCGGCAGCTGCATGAGCATACTGCGCAGCATCTCATCGGGCTGAATTGCCCCCGTAAAGAGCAGCTCCTTCGTCACCTTGCCGATCATCGTGACCTTGCCGATGCCCTCCTGCTGAAGATAGGCAAGAATCGCACCAATCGAGCCGATGCTGATCTCACGGTAGACCGACGCCGCATCCTTCAGCTCCGGATCGCAGTCCGGCAGCAGGGCAATCGCGTGCACCTCGTAACCGAGCGCACGTGCTGCGCGTGCACATGCGGCGGGCAGATGCCCAACACCCGCGAGCAGACCCAGTTTTTCCATGCTTTATCCCTCACTCATCCTCATGACGTTCGCGGCAGATTCCACGCTCCGCATTGCGGAGGAAGCGCAGGAGATGATCGACCTCCTCGCAGGAGTCCACCTCCTGCTCGATGACTGCAATCGCCTGTGTGAGATTCAGCCCCGAACGATAGAGAATCTTGTATGCCTGTTTGATGCGGCGGCGCACGTCAATCGGAATGCCTGCACGCGAGATGCCGACGCTGTTCAGCCCCACGGCACGCGCTGGATGTCCGTCCACCATTGTAAACGGCACAACATCCTGCACGAGCTTCGATGTTCCGCCGATCATCGCATTGCGGCCGATCTTGACAAACTGGTGTACACCCGCCATGCCGCCGATCACGACGCCGTCCTCAACGATCGCGTGCCCCGCGAGCATCGCTGCATTGCTCATGATGATGCGGTTGCCAAGCACACAGTTGTGTG encodes:
- a CDS encoding KpsF/GutQ family sugar-phosphate isomerase, producing the protein MAQSIREKAIETLKLEAQAVAQLAERIDDDFEAAVRAILDCKARVVVTGMGKSGHVGRKIAATLASTGTPSFFMHPAEAFHGDLGMVTEDDIVIAISNSGESNEVVNILSIIHRIGARIVAMCGRRNSQLGRSADFYIDIGVEREACPLGLAPTSSTTATLAMGDAIAMALMEARDFKKEDYALFHPGGALGRKLLLTVANVMHTGDENPVVPYHTTAKDALFVMTDKGLGAVSVVDADGKFIGLVTDGIIRRALAQDYTFLDKDVESIMFATPLTIAPDKMAAAALSVMEKHQPRPVTVLPVVDAAGVPVGIVHLTDLLRQGVV
- the kdsA gene encoding 3-deoxy-8-phosphooctulonate synthase is translated as MNKVKLANFEIGGGEPLVLLAGPCVLEGLEHSLMIGRGIKEITDRLGIPYVFKASFDKANRSAYHSFRGPGLEEGVKILGQIRAELGVPVVTDIHETSQAEPVAKVADILQIPAFLSRQTDLLHAAAQTGAVVNVKKGQFLSPNDMRNVVDKIHESGSDRILLTERGESFGYNNLVVDMRAFPIMRSFGYPVIFDGTHSVQLPGGAGTSSGGQREYVEYLVRAAVGAGVDGLFLEVHDNPPEALSDGANMVYLDKLEELLKDALAIYEVVRKKLN
- the kdsB gene encoding 3-deoxy-manno-octulosonate cytidylyltransferase, whose protein sequence is MKVLCIIPARYASTRLPGKPLREIAGKPMIVRVYERAVRAKLVQDVVVATDDERIRAAVEEHGGRAVMTRTDHATGTDRLAEVAEKMQDYDLIINVQGDEPLIDPAVIDALVEPFLADETLPMATAKTLLADEEEMANPNNVKVITDLTGNALYFSRARIPYARNAGTKVYKHIGIYAYRRDFLLDYARMAQTPLELSESLEQLRALENGHTIRVIETDAVFIGVDTEDDLAAVNEEYMRRGIH
- the lpxK gene encoding tetraacyldisaccharide 4'-kinase gives rise to the protein MRFLYNLAAILIVTIIIPIFMLRATRERGFVERIKQSFGFYPQDTIDKVAGKNAIWVHAASVGEIVATSPLVREFRKMFPDSPILVSVVTTGGYEMAHRIIKDADAIIYFPLDLPFLASRVVGRIRPRVFLPVETELWPNFLKKAKQLDVPVMMVNGRISDRSVKQYKYLLGMLREMIGTVKCFAMQSSIDADYIMRLGAPRELVTVTGNTKFDQAYTSVSPEERAALIQELGLTGASHIMIAGSTHRGEEELVLAAFAAVREREPNVRLIIAPREVLRTIEVEHLCHKAGFTVNTRKNLQKGAEGGEDIVILDTVGELGRVYGLGDVIYIGGSLIPHGGHNILEPAAHGKAIIVGNQMFNFKDIHALFRNRSAVVTVTNGEELTRETLRLFGDAAERERLERETLAIINENKGASAKSAQILVDMLAAYEARRALRAQERISAHRVRATQKVANFQTYFIDLVHDKDVRGVSRRLIMGVFYAFSLIYEQLVNLKLTMYRLGWAKKEQLPCFVISLGNVTVGGTGKTPTAQHLARAIHEMGYRVAILNRGYRAKWRGEVGIVSDGHTLKMDAETAGDEAFMLAKHLPDVPVLIGPQRAVTGRYAIEHFGAEVAILDDGYQHWQLARDMDILLVDAVNVFGNGYLLPRGTLREPLSHIDRADVCLMTKVDQAAPGAIQHIWETFRSYNQDGLIIESIHQPRQFVRLSDWYEDIAAGGVPATEMEGKKVLAVSAIGNPASFEQTLADLGVEMVESMRYPDHHDYGERDMAEVLYRAETLGVEAIVITEKDAVKVPADVVRAKWRIPMYVISVEVTFQKGQEEFFHALEEQLAAKLRPAV
- the msbA gene encoding lipid A export permease/ATP-binding protein MsbA, with amino-acid sequence MKNYTRLLAYMRPYVNKFALAIVCIILASGANLYVPWIIKDMIDDVLADKNMALLNAICIGIVVIFFLRGIFYFGQSYLVSYIGQKVIIDVREVMFRKFQRMPLAYYDRHQTGEIMSFVTNDVAAIQSALVDNLIDLVTEGCILIGSLVLMFYLDWKLSLLTLVVIPMVGQAMKIFGRKIKKSSNVIQERLAEITALLQESFSATRVVKSFVREDYEIDRFVRSNQRNFDAVMKNVQQTSMLTPTVEFLAAIAVTFIVWFGGYEVVNGDITAGAFVAFLTYAVNLANPVKRLSRIYGNLQKAMAAVDRVFSVVDLEESITDKADAQVLPPVEGRVRFENVTFSYKEGRRALDGISLEAAPGEMIAFVGPSGAGKSTIANLIPRFYEVDSGTITVDGHDIRDVTLASLRGQIGLVPQETMLFSTTIRENIRYGRLDATDAEIEEAARAANAHNFIMELEHGYDTQIGERGVSISGGQRQRIAIARAILKDPRILILDEATSALDTESEKIVQAALDNLMVGRTSFVIAHRLSTVFNADRIYVIDGGRIVEQGAHEELLAKGGLYQHLYDIQFRGE
- the lpxB gene encoding lipid-A-disaccharide synthase → MKIMLSAGETSGDLHGAALARELRVLDPSVSLIGFGGAEMEAAGVVLRQNYVNYNIMGISAVLMNLRRIFALLDDLTRLMEEERPDVLVIIDYPDFNWRLAARAKERGIPVFSYIPPSAWAWRKGRAKSCAALADEIVAIFPHELPPYENVGANISFVGNPLVDTVHAEMGAEEVRSHFGIRTEDVPILLMPGSRREEIERLLPPMLGAAEILAACDSARRFFLPVAGGVDVAQIKKHLENSSVEVTLTHDARYALMGIARAAIAASGTVIMEAAIMGLPAVVLYRMSALSYLVGRLLVDVPRFSLPNILVGETFETELLQDAVQPARIAEAMERIIADGTERDYVTEHLARAVALLGEPHAARRVAEKILALGKHA
- a CDS encoding LpxI family protein — encoded protein: MEKLGLLAGVGHLPAACARAARALGYEVHAIALLPDCDPELKDAASVYREISIGSIGAILAYLQQEGIGKVTMIGKVTKELLFTGAIQPDEMLRSMLMQLPNQNDDTIMMMFVGALMKVGVTPLDQTALIKPLMPSAGVLTSRAPSDAERADMEYGLQMAREIGRLDVGQTAVVKNRAVMALEAIEGTDACIRRGGQLAGGGAVVAKAAKPQQDSRFDVPAVGLDTIESLVAAKASALVIEADKTLFIDRERAVALAEANGITIAAMQ
- the lpxA gene encoding acyl-ACP--UDP-N-acetylglucosamine O-acyltransferase, translated to MTGSSKVLAYIHETAVVAPTARIAKNVEIGPYAVISDHVQIGEGTKIGPHVVIKEWTQIGRDCHIFQGASIGEVPQDLKFKGEKSYTFIGDRTTIRECATVHRATGEGEETRIGDDCLLMAYTHIAHNCVLGNRIIMSNAAMLAGHAIVEDGVVIGGMAGVHQFVKIGRNAMIGGTSKLVQDVVPFTMVDGHPARAVGLNSVGISRAGIPIDVRRRIKQAYKILYRSGLNLTQAIAVIEQEVDSCEEVDHLLRFLRNAERGICRERHEDE